The genomic stretch TGGATGGGCCATGGGAAATGCATGAGCGCGTTGCTCCACGTGATGAATTCTTGCGGGGCAAATATAATCATCATGTCTCCTTTTTAATGAAACCAGCGACGAGCACTCCAGCCCTGAACTTGAGAATAATCAAACCATCCACCTTCACGCCCTTGTGAAACCCGAACCTTCTAGAGAAAATACCACCGCCCCTCCGGCGTGAAGAACCGAAACAGAACAGCCGTGGATCCCCCTGTTACCTGAGCGAACATGTCACCAGGGAACCTCCAGGTAGCAGTGGGATCATCCCCAGCTTCCAGCAGGAAAGGCTCCCCCCACTCCTTCCTCCCAGCAGCAACACAGGACACGAGATGATCATTCAACTCAGCAGCACCCTCGACATCATCAGCGTCATTTATCGCCATGTGCAAAAAAAGCTTATACACGTCCCCTGCCTCACTACTGCTGAGGATCGTGATCTCATCATTTTTGTCAGGGACCACGTTGAACCACGTCGGTCGCGAAGTAGGTTTCCAGCCCAGCTGTTCGGCGTAGGGAGGGAAGTCGTTGAGCTGGATAGGCCATGGAAACTGCACAAGCATGTTGGCCCAGGTGATGAAATCTTGCGGGGGGAATATGATCATGATATTGCTTTCTTGATAAATGCGGTGATGAGTTATCTGTCTTTAAGCTTGACAATGTCCTTACCATCCGAGCCAAACACAGAGGCTTATTCACAGACAGCGTGGCGGCCAGTAAAACCCCTAGTCAGGGCGCACTTCAGGAAGGCTGTGAATAAACCTCGCAATCCACCCTTACCCCTTATAAAACCCGAATTCTCTAGAGAAAATACCACCGCCCCTCCGGCGTGAAGAACCGAAACAGAACAGCCATGAATCCCCCTGTCACTTGAGCGAACATGTCCCCAGGGAACCTCCAGGTAGCAGTGGGATCATCCCCAGCCTCCAGCAGAAACGGCTCCCCCCACGCCTTCCTCCCAGCAGCCACACAAGACACAAAATGATCATTCAACTCAACAGCACCCTCATCATTCTTCATGTCGTTCACCGCCATGTACAAAAAAAGTTTATACACATCCCCTGTTTCACTGCTACTGAGAGTCGTGAACTCATAATCATTGTCAGGGAATACAGTGAATTCATTTGGCAACGAAGTGGGCTTCCAGCCCAATTGTTCAGCATAGGGAAGGAAGTCGTTGAGTCGGATGGGCCACGGAAACTGTATGAGTGTGTTAGTCCACATGATGAATTCTTGCGGGGCAAATATAATCATGTTGCCTCCTTTTTGATGAAACCAGCGACGAGCAGCCCAGCCCTGAGCTTGAGAATAATCGGACCATCCACCTTCACGCCCTTGTGAAACCCGAGTCTTCTAGAGGAACTGGTATTTCCCTTGGGGTGTGAAGAAATTAAACAGAACAGCCCTACTCCCTCCTGTCACCTGAGCGAACATGTCCCCAGGGAACCTCCACGTCACACCAGGACCACCCCCAGCTTCCAGCAGGAACGGATTCCCCCACGCCTT from Arachnia propionica encodes the following:
- a CDS encoding DUF6301 family protein yields the protein MIIFPPQDFITWANMLVQFPWPIQLNDFPPYAEQLGWKPTSRPTWFNVVPDKNDEITILSSSEAGDVYKLFLHMAINDADDVEGAAELNDHLVSCVAAGRKEWGEPFLLEAGDDPTATWRFPGDMFAQVTGGSTAVLFRFFTPEGRWYFL
- a CDS encoding DUF6301 family protein, which produces MIIFAPQEFIMWTNTLIQFPWPIRLNDFLPYAEQLGWKPTSLPNEFTVFPDNDYEFTTLSSSETGDVYKLFLYMAVNDMKNDEGAVELNDHFVSCVAAGRKAWGEPFLLEAGDDPTATWRFPGDMFAQVTGGFMAVLFRFFTPEGRWYFL